In bacterium, the DNA window TAGCGCTCTAGTTCGATGACTGGCATCACGCGCGCCGTCATGCCTGTAGCGCGTAGCCGTCTCGCTGCCTCCTCATTGTTGCAGACTCGGAGCGCCACGTTGGCCGCGCATTCGTCCCACAGCGCCGCCTTGTGGCCGACGCTCTCATAATGTGTAAAGTACGCTGCCACCGGCGTCTTGCTCCACGGGCTGAATCGCCACCAGCCATCGGCGTAGTTGAAAAAGTAGTTCACGGTCGCTGTCTCATCAGGGTAGGGGCTGATGGTCCAGCCCAGGTCGCGGACCAGATAGTCGGCCATCTGCTGTAATATGCGCATCACGTCCGGGCGCTGGCAGACGATGTGAACTATCACAGCCTGTCCCTTAGCTTGCGCGCCGGATTGCCTACCCAGATTTCCCATGCCGGAACGTCGTGCGTTACCACAGCTCCAGCGCCGATAACCGCGCCCTCACCGATGGTCACGCCGGGTAAGATCGTAGCCCCCGCGCCGACGAACGCCTTAGCGCCGATGTCCACATAGGAGCGTTTCACCACTTGCCTATCGCGTGGCGCGGCGGCTGACATGAACTCGCCCTCCGGCATGTTGCTCCCGGTGATAATCCGCGCACCGCTAGCGATGCCCGCGCCGTCACCGATAATCAGCGCACCGCCCCCGACGTTGAGATGAACGAATGACGAGATGTGTACCCAGCGGCCTATGGTGATACCCTCCCCGCCTTCGCATTTCCCAAAGCTGTCCAGCCTGGAGTCGTCGTCGATGTCTACCATCTCCGGCTTGAGCATGACATAGGGCTCATGGATGGTTACGTTGTCGCCAAGGTGTGCGAAGGTCATAGTGGCCGCCTGAATGCGATGGTCGAGCCCACAATGCCTAGCGGC includes these proteins:
- a CDS encoding acyltransferase, with protein sequence MGAARHCGLDHRIQAATMTFAHLGDNVTIHEPYVMLKPEMVDIDDDSRLDSFGKCEGGEGITIGRWVHISSFVHLNVGGGALIIGDGAGIASGARIITGSNMPEGEFMSAAAPRDRQVVKRSYVDIGAKAFVGAGATILPGVTIGEGAVIGAGAVVTHDVPAWEIWVGNPARKLRDRL